One window of the Chryseotalea sp. WA131a genome contains the following:
- the dcm gene encoding DNA (cytosine-5-)-methyltransferase — protein sequence MIKIDEKISLKEQIALLKKCKDKDLDLNEELRKLGLTYDHLRYKNYSEGEVSFSEYKSIEDYKQRNHGIPAVSFFSGAGGLDIGFDYAGFDNLASVEVNELFCETLRLNYPNHLVIGPPDFSGDVKDKEEIAKVLKKSLGIKAPFDGVFHGGPPCQPFSIASNQRFAKEDENFKRKGFSDKEKGNLLNDYIWFIKHFKPKVFLIENVPGLIEIDNGKGLNKSLEDLAKIGYKIAKPHVLNASDFGVPQKRLRLIIIGTRQGSNFDYPQINLSPTPCFDVFERPIFDNENHVTREHTAESILRYMELNYGQRDQLGRVDRLNPFLPSKTVIAGGTKGGGRSHLHPYSPRTLSVRESARLQTFPDNYIFVGPSARQFTQVGNAVPPLLAYKVAHEIYNQYYH from the coding sequence ATGATAAAAATTGACGAGAAAATATCGCTGAAAGAGCAAATTGCTTTATTAAAAAAATGTAAAGACAAGGACTTAGATTTAAATGAAGAGCTAAGGAAACTCGGACTTACCTATGACCATTTACGCTATAAAAACTACTCAGAAGGTGAAGTTTCATTTTCAGAATATAAGAGTATTGAAGACTACAAACAGAGAAATCATGGTATTCCTGCCGTAAGTTTCTTCTCAGGTGCAGGCGGACTGGATATTGGATTTGATTATGCTGGCTTTGATAACTTAGCATCTGTCGAAGTGAATGAGTTATTCTGCGAGACTTTAAGACTGAATTACCCTAATCACTTAGTAATTGGACCACCTGATTTTTCTGGTGATGTAAAGGATAAAGAGGAGATTGCTAAAGTTCTTAAAAAGTCTCTTGGAATTAAAGCACCATTCGATGGCGTATTTCACGGTGGGCCACCATGTCAACCTTTCAGTATTGCATCTAACCAACGTTTTGCAAAGGAAGACGAAAACTTTAAAAGAAAAGGTTTCTCAGACAAGGAGAAAGGAAATTTACTTAACGACTATATTTGGTTCATAAAGCACTTTAAACCAAAAGTATTTTTAATTGAAAATGTGCCTGGCCTCATTGAAATTGATAACGGAAAGGGTCTAAATAAATCTTTAGAAGACCTTGCTAAAATAGGTTATAAAATCGCTAAGCCTCATGTATTAAACGCTTCTGACTTTGGAGTTCCTCAAAAAAGACTTCGATTAATAATTATAGGCACACGACAAGGTTCCAATTTTGATTATCCTCAAATTAATCTCTCACCTACTCCTTGCTTTGATGTTTTCGAACGACCAATATTCGACAATGAAAATCATGTGACAAGGGAGCATACTGCGGAATCTATCTTGCGTTATATGGAACTTAACTATGGACAAAGAGACCAATTAGGTAGAGTTGATAGATTAAATCCATTCTTACCAAGCAAGACAGTTATTGCTGGGGGGACTAAAGGTGGTGGTCGTTCACACCTTCATCCGTACTCACCAAGGACATTATCCGTAAGAGAAAGTGCAAGACTTCAGACCTTCCCCGACAACTACATTTTCGTTGGACCATCCGCACGACAATTTACACAGGTAGGAAATGCTGTTCCTCCTTTGTTGGCTTACAAGGTTGCTCACGAAATATACAATCAATATTATCATTAA
- a CDS encoding PadR family transcriptional regulator, which translates to MKKEFLNDFEELILTLVAALLENAYGAAITIEIEQWLGRKVTLSAVHVLLYRLEDKGYIKSVVGGATNERGGRRKRIYSITNAGLAVLRSMKETRTEIWKLVPQLKMINS; encoded by the coding sequence ATGAAAAAGGAATTCTTGAACGACTTCGAAGAGTTGATTTTAACGCTGGTTGCCGCTCTTCTCGAAAATGCCTATGGGGCCGCAATTACCATTGAAATAGAGCAGTGGCTTGGTCGGAAAGTAACTCTGAGTGCTGTCCATGTATTGCTATACCGGTTGGAAGACAAAGGCTACATAAAATCAGTAGTTGGCGGTGCAACTAATGAACGTGGAGGAAGAAGAAAAAGAATCTATTCGATCACGAACGCGGGGCTTGCCGTACTTCGCTCCATGAAGGAAACAAGAACTGAAATCTGGAAGTTGGTACCACAGTTAAAGATGATTAATAGCTAA
- a CDS encoding carboxypeptidase-like regulatory domain-containing protein: protein MNPFSIVNYYLRLTIRLSFTLLFFILTPDLFGQKIYEGVVKDKLTNEAIRYVNIGVLNKDIGTVSDNEGKFKISLSEQNNNDSLRLSIVGYKSRQFRVSDFKAMIVYDKEIKLEEEITKLSEVVVLSKKTKEQIEGNKTESKKFRGGFTNSELGNELGIIINIKKRPTYIKDFNAFIVENTSDSMIFRLNFYDLKKGLPGDRINTEQIIFPIRTKNGKFTFDLSSYNIVMTNDFFVSLELIENFGQRSKKGILFSAGLLGSSFITRETSQGTWKKYKAISLGFNVTTEY from the coding sequence ATGAATCCATTTAGTATCGTTAACTATTATTTGAGACTGACCATCCGACTTTCATTTACCTTGCTATTTTTCATTCTGACCCCAGACCTATTTGGACAAAAGATTTATGAAGGGGTTGTCAAAGATAAATTGACAAATGAGGCCATTAGATATGTAAATATTGGTGTCTTAAACAAGGACATAGGAACTGTATCAGACAATGAAGGGAAATTCAAAATTTCACTATCTGAACAGAATAATAATGATTCTCTAAGACTATCAATTGTAGGTTATAAATCCAGACAATTTAGGGTGTCGGATTTTAAAGCTATGATTGTTTACGATAAGGAAATAAAACTAGAAGAGGAGATAACGAAACTTTCTGAGGTCGTTGTTTTGAGTAAAAAAACAAAAGAACAAATTGAAGGTAATAAGACCGAGTCAAAGAAGTTTAGAGGAGGTTTCACAAATAGTGAATTGGGAAATGAATTAGGTATTATCATTAACATAAAGAAAAGGCCGACTTACATAAAAGACTTTAACGCATTTATTGTGGAGAATACATCGGACTCAATGATATTTAGATTGAATTTCTATGACTTAAAAAAGGGACTGCCAGGCGACAGAATAAATACAGAGCAGATTATTTTTCCCATTCGGACAAAGAATGGAAAGTTTACATTTGATCTCAGTAGTTACAATATTGTAATGACTAATGACTTTTTTGTTTCGTTAGAGCTTATTGAGAATTTCGGACAAAGAAGCAAAAAGGGAATATTATTTTCAGCGGGACTTCTCGGAAGTTCATTTATAACTAGAGAAACCAGTCAGGGGACATGGAAAAAGTATAAAGCTATTAGTCTAGGGTTCAATGTGACGACAGAGTATTAA
- a CDS encoding energy transducer TonB, translating into MTKIKDVTIEFNCPETLDNKLHCDRCSHAVIDFTGKTDKELREEIKKSKGPVCGLFKKSQLSDQFLKYAAATFIATSLTIPTLGQEVIKGDSLLKACEKIETENEEEVFLGIIVETQAEPIGGYKKFFEAITSKMNYPTGLNEKGKSFVEFTIDSVGQMKDVRLIKGFNELADKEAVRVLSTLNYPFNPGRQKGKPVKTRLVIPITFDPKKGEKR; encoded by the coding sequence ATGACAAAGATTAAAGACGTTACCATTGAGTTTAACTGCCCTGAGACATTGGACAACAAACTCCACTGCGACAGATGCTCCCATGCTGTCATAGATTTTACTGGCAAAACGGACAAAGAATTAAGAGAAGAAATTAAGAAATCGAAAGGACCAGTTTGTGGACTATTTAAAAAATCTCAGCTCAGCGACCAATTTTTAAAATATGCAGCCGCGACATTTATAGCGACATCTTTGACAATTCCAACACTTGGACAAGAGGTAATAAAAGGGGACTCATTATTAAAGGCGTGTGAAAAAATCGAGACTGAGAATGAAGAGGAAGTATTCTTAGGAATAATAGTTGAGACTCAGGCTGAACCAATAGGTGGTTATAAAAAATTCTTTGAGGCAATTACAAGCAAAATGAACTATCCAACCGGACTAAATGAAAAAGGAAAATCGTTCGTTGAGTTTACTATTGACTCCGTTGGGCAAATGAAAGACGTGAGATTGATAAAGGGATTCAATGAGTTAGCAGACAAAGAAGCAGTTCGGGTTCTTTCGACATTAAATTATCCTTTCAATCCCGGACGACAAAAAGGTAAGCCAGTTAAGACGAGACTTGTGATACCAATAACGTTTGACCCAAAAAAAGGTGAGAAGAGGTAA
- a CDS encoding phosphoadenosine phosphosulfate reductase family protein, whose translation MKTNLLVSFSGGETSAFMAQWIKNHLEDKVYKNVVYVFANTGLENEQTLEFIKKCDDHFDFKTKWIQARTRIGRKSTAYWHIDFETAARNGQPFEELIQKYGIPNQAMPHCTRELKQNPIKAFARDYFDSEKYDTAIGIRSDEADRINAKAKENGFIYPLVNRQMIPTTKPMVNFFWKQMPFRLELKGYQGNCLTCWKKSDKKLFQIANENPKAFDFMNSMEEKYSWIGAEFKKEYEGQRQRTFFRGNRSAKDILEQSKTFKGIVKDDAQEYNYQIDLIGGDGESCEVFAECGS comes from the coding sequence ATGAAAACTAATTTACTTGTCTCTTTCTCTGGTGGTGAAACGTCCGCTTTCATGGCTCAATGGATTAAAAACCACTTAGAGGATAAAGTCTATAAAAATGTTGTTTACGTGTTTGCTAACACCGGATTAGAGAATGAGCAAACATTGGAGTTCATAAAAAAGTGTGATGATCATTTTGATTTTAAAACTAAATGGATTCAGGCAAGGACTCGAATCGGCAGAAAGTCCACAGCGTACTGGCATATTGATTTTGAAACCGCAGCAAGAAACGGACAGCCGTTTGAGGAGTTAATTCAAAAATATGGAATACCAAATCAGGCAATGCCACATTGCACAAGGGAATTAAAACAAAACCCAATCAAAGCCTTTGCAAGAGATTATTTTGACAGTGAGAAATATGATACAGCTATTGGAATAAGAAGTGATGAGGCCGACAGAATTAACGCAAAAGCCAAAGAAAATGGATTTATCTACCCATTGGTTAATCGCCAAATGATACCAACTACTAAACCAATGGTTAATTTTTTTTGGAAACAAATGCCGTTTAGATTAGAACTGAAAGGCTATCAAGGGAACTGCCTAACGTGTTGGAAAAAATCAGATAAAAAGCTATTTCAAATTGCTAACGAAAACCCGAAGGCGTTTGATTTTATGAATAGCATGGAAGAAAAATATTCTTGGATTGGAGCTGAATTTAAAAAAGAATATGAAGGACAACGGCAACGGACATTCTTTAGGGGTAATCGAAGCGCAAAAGATATACTTGAACAATCAAAAACGTTTAAAGGTATTGTTAAAGATGATGCTCAAGAATACAACTATCAAATTGACTTAATTGGAGGCGATGGTGAGTCCTGTGAAGTTTTTGCTGAATGTGGATCGTAG
- a CDS encoding NAD(P)/FAD-dependent oxidoreductase produces MSKILILGAGIAGHTAASHLRRKLSKEHEVLVVSPNRNYQWVPSNIWVGTGRMKSEEVFFPLEPLYKRKGIGYKQAKVVSFHPDGDATETKPFVTVEYIFGENAGVQEKVNYDFLINATGPKLAFELTEGLNPGTNKAYSVCTYEHATHASEALHKLIADIKVSDKKAKILIGTGHAKATCQGAAFEYILNVEKELVRLGVRDKIELTWISNENELGDFGMDGMLLSYGNKTMKSSEMVEMVFADRGIKWVLGAGVSKIEDGIAHYENLKGEYKTEFFDFAMLIPSFSGHGFKAFDKNENDITAKLFKGFMIVDADYTAKPYEEWSVQDWPETYQNPSYANIFAPGIAFAPPHSISKPRKSINGTDIFPSPPRTGMPSGITAKLVADNIIDNIKNGKISLDHKGSMGNMGAACIASAGYGMTNGSGISITTFPIVPDYKKYPTSHGRDLRKTFGDIGLAGHWLKLTLHYAFIYKAKMKPFWWLIPE; encoded by the coding sequence ATGTCAAAAATACTCATACTTGGAGCCGGTATTGCAGGACACACTGCCGCATCACATTTAAGAAGAAAACTATCCAAAGAACATGAAGTTCTAGTGGTCTCGCCCAATCGAAATTATCAATGGGTTCCATCTAATATTTGGGTGGGTACTGGACGAATGAAATCTGAAGAAGTATTTTTTCCATTGGAACCTTTGTATAAAAGAAAAGGAATTGGTTATAAGCAAGCAAAAGTTGTTTCATTTCATCCAGACGGTGATGCCACAGAAACAAAGCCATTTGTAACAGTTGAATACATTTTTGGCGAAAATGCTGGAGTTCAAGAAAAAGTGAATTATGATTTTCTAATCAATGCTACTGGACCTAAACTAGCTTTTGAACTCACTGAAGGGCTGAATCCAGGAACAAACAAGGCCTATTCTGTATGCACTTATGAGCATGCCACTCATGCTTCTGAAGCATTACATAAATTAATAGCAGACATTAAAGTATCTGACAAGAAAGCCAAAATATTAATTGGAACTGGTCATGCTAAAGCCACATGTCAGGGTGCGGCATTCGAATATATTTTAAATGTTGAAAAGGAATTGGTGCGTCTTGGTGTACGAGATAAAATAGAACTGACATGGATTTCTAACGAAAATGAATTGGGAGACTTTGGTATGGATGGCATGCTTTTATCCTATGGCAATAAGACAATGAAGTCAAGTGAAATGGTTGAAATGGTTTTTGCTGACCGTGGCATTAAATGGGTTTTAGGTGCTGGCGTTTCTAAAATTGAAGATGGCATAGCACATTATGAAAATTTAAAGGGGGAATACAAAACAGAGTTCTTCGATTTTGCAATGTTAATTCCCTCATTTTCAGGACATGGTTTTAAAGCGTTTGATAAAAATGAAAACGATATAACTGCCAAACTTTTCAAGGGATTTATGATTGTAGATGCCGATTACACAGCAAAACCCTATGAAGAATGGTCTGTTCAAGACTGGCCAGAAACATACCAAAATCCAAGTTATGCCAACATTTTTGCACCCGGAATTGCATTTGCACCGCCTCATAGTATTTCGAAACCAAGAAAAAGTATAAATGGCACTGATATTTTTCCATCACCACCAAGAACAGGAATGCCTTCGGGAATTACTGCAAAATTAGTGGCTGACAATATTATTGACAACATTAAAAACGGAAAAATATCACTTGACCATAAAGGATCCATGGGTAATATGGGGGCTGCTTGCATTGCTTCTGCTGGCTATGGAATGACTAATGGAAGCGGGATTAGTATTACAACTTTCCCAATTGTTCCTGATTATAAAAAATATCCAACATCACACGGCAGAGATTTAAGGAAAACTTTTGGTGACATTGGCCTTGCTGGGCATTGGCTAAAGTTGACTTTGCATTATGCCTTTATTTATAAAGCTAAAATGAAACCATTTTGGTGGTTAATTCCTGAGTAG
- a CDS encoding HNH endonuclease yields MPQKWRWDQGRLTYFQYENLKAIAHTLRRLEGVEINQKDVDPLRSELESFTGLPFAPSSYRVWRNYKRVFECSFLGTNINDRLYVTDFCKKIVDDTIDVDEYLSLFIPRFRFPFAAFTDYSKSDEIVYPFCAVLKYLLSQFIIGKRPTASLEEVFSLIIGNNCTGLEPIEHYSKLPSTRYSPEGDETRQVREMLIFISQLSILKWHNGALYLDISAKDYEDYNGFSHLTNPIFKQPKELREEEYLSMTSLTGEIVYPFKLQSREIPTDDIFVEGKRTRVTHIKIERSPLLRRLFFEKNPETICDMCVCNTRERYPWTDNLLEVHHILPLSSALLITGEGTSLNDVVGLCPNCHKSVHTFYKNWLNEYKLDDFRSRDEAKEIYVKAKTSIVV; encoded by the coding sequence ATGCCGCAAAAATGGAGATGGGACCAAGGTAGACTCACGTATTTTCAATACGAAAATTTAAAAGCTATTGCTCACACACTAAGACGCCTGGAGGGAGTAGAAATTAATCAGAAGGATGTTGACCCTCTTAGAAGTGAATTAGAAAGTTTTACAGGTCTACCATTTGCTCCAAGTTCATATCGAGTTTGGAGAAATTACAAAAGAGTGTTTGAGTGTTCATTCTTAGGGACGAATATTAATGACCGACTTTATGTTACTGATTTTTGTAAAAAAATAGTTGATGACACTATCGATGTAGATGAGTATCTCTCGCTTTTCATACCGCGATTTAGATTTCCATTTGCTGCATTCACTGATTACTCAAAATCAGATGAAATAGTTTATCCATTCTGTGCTGTATTAAAGTATCTGCTTTCACAATTTATAATTGGCAAAAGACCAACAGCTTCACTTGAAGAAGTTTTCTCACTAATTATTGGGAACAATTGCACTGGTCTTGAGCCAATAGAGCATTATTCAAAACTCCCATCAACAAGGTATTCTCCGGAAGGAGACGAAACTAGACAAGTGCGTGAAATGCTAATTTTCATAAGTCAACTTAGCATTCTAAAATGGCACAACGGTGCGCTTTATTTGGACATTTCGGCCAAAGACTATGAGGACTACAATGGTTTTAGTCATTTAACTAATCCAATATTTAAGCAGCCCAAAGAGTTAAGAGAGGAAGAATATCTCTCGATGACTTCGTTAACAGGTGAAATAGTTTATCCCTTTAAATTACAATCAAGAGAAATTCCTACTGATGACATTTTTGTTGAAGGTAAAAGGACAAGAGTTACTCACATAAAAATTGAACGGAGTCCTTTACTTAGAAGACTATTCTTTGAAAAGAACCCGGAAACAATTTGTGATATGTGTGTTTGTAATACAAGGGAGAGATACCCTTGGACGGATAATCTTCTAGAAGTACATCATATTCTACCTTTGTCATCAGCCCTTTTAATAACTGGTGAAGGAACCTCTCTTAATGACGTTGTTGGCCTGTGTCCGAATTGCCATAAAAGCGTTCATACTTTTTATAAGAATTGGTTAAATGAGTATAAGCTTGATGACTTCAGAAGTCGAGACGAAGCAAAAGAAATTTATGTTAAAGCGAAAACAAGCATAGTGGTATGA
- a CDS encoding ABC transporter permease, translated as MKSLPKWAERLLRAICPEELYEQIEGDLIEIYNYEERTTGKRKAKLRFILACFRFFRPGIILRNKINIEQNHFFMFKNYFITGMRHIRKSKVNFVFKLGGLTLAIFSFLSIAMYVSYQRSYDTHHNDHQNVYRVNSLRKEADQVEKYAIVPHAIGPILKQDIPEIEAIARIRYAHGSYLRYEDKSVSCGGFLIEADSTLFDLLKFDFIEGSSNALKNPNGIVLTRKISENLFGTASALGRLITINNRDDVYQVTAVIKNPSHTSIGIEAVILDKTESTLNSIVSPGEFFAQSSTLFVRLKKPVTEELSSKIESLLNRHIKKSERQEVGFDLFFQPISNIYLDPEYQGEMGTKGSATYVYAFSVLGVLLLMVAAINYVNLSIADFNSRARETGVRKVLGARKYQLISQVSLETLLFSLFALTLGVGALYLLFPKVTQLLDGDLRFEMLLNPRVAILAGSGLVVLLFFSTYFPAKMFTTSGVIQNLKSNSSGYNSSLSKILLFVQFGISAICIICAVIVGNQISFIHNKDLGFNKENLLMLNMPQGFTVNNMTTFKHELKQVAGVTQVSNSSFFISGGYGTDWYFVEQESKPEMKQVELYEVFSDDELFSTLEIKILQGRGFDAEIPSDSGAAFIVNESAVRELGWKEPLGKRIYTHPEEKGKWDGTVVGVVSDINISPLYDKVKPLVMRLPWTNEYPDGFIYVRYTGDAKSVIQSVEEKYKMIMPGYPLNWFHVAELYNRSHEKENKAYASLQFGTLVIVLISVLGIFSMAMYMSVKRMKEFGIRKVLGASVTQISMLHINYFIRLVLIACAVALPVAYMLIEEWLSTFAYRVELDYLPFLLVVLTSVMVVMLSVSYSAWKSGRMNPVDVIKME; from the coding sequence ATGAAATCGCTTCCGAAATGGGCAGAAAGATTACTTCGTGCAATTTGCCCTGAAGAGTTGTATGAACAGATTGAGGGAGACCTCATCGAAATATATAACTACGAAGAGAGAACTACAGGGAAACGAAAAGCCAAGCTACGATTTATCCTAGCATGTTTTCGGTTTTTCAGGCCGGGGATCATCTTACGAAACAAAATCAATATAGAACAAAACCACTTTTTTATGTTCAAAAACTATTTCATCACTGGAATGCGCCACATCCGTAAAAGCAAAGTGAATTTTGTTTTTAAACTAGGTGGGTTGACATTAGCGATTTTTAGTTTTCTTTCAATCGCGATGTATGTGTCATATCAAAGATCGTATGATACACACCACAACGACCATCAAAATGTCTACCGGGTAAACTCTCTACGCAAAGAAGCCGATCAGGTGGAAAAATATGCTATTGTGCCACACGCCATTGGTCCTATACTGAAACAAGATATTCCTGAAATAGAAGCGATTGCCAGAATAAGGTATGCACATGGTTCTTACCTCCGGTACGAAGATAAAAGCGTTTCCTGTGGAGGTTTCTTGATAGAGGCTGACAGCACCTTATTCGATTTATTAAAGTTCGATTTTATCGAAGGTTCATCCAATGCATTGAAAAATCCGAATGGCATTGTGCTCACTAGAAAAATTTCGGAAAATCTTTTCGGAACAGCTAGCGCATTAGGTAGGCTGATCACAATTAACAATAGGGACGATGTGTACCAGGTAACAGCTGTGATCAAAAACCCTAGCCATACATCCATTGGTATTGAAGCAGTCATACTTGACAAAACCGAATCAACGCTCAATAGTATTGTATCACCCGGAGAATTCTTTGCCCAGTCATCAACCCTTTTTGTTCGACTGAAAAAACCTGTAACGGAAGAACTTAGCTCAAAAATAGAGTCGTTGCTGAACAGGCATATCAAAAAGTCAGAACGGCAGGAAGTGGGATTCGATCTCTTCTTTCAACCTATTTCAAACATTTATCTTGACCCTGAATATCAGGGTGAAATGGGTACCAAGGGTAGTGCGACTTACGTTTATGCCTTTTCGGTTCTTGGGGTTTTGTTGCTGATGGTGGCTGCCATTAACTATGTTAACCTTTCCATTGCGGATTTCAACAGCCGTGCACGCGAAACTGGCGTTCGCAAAGTGCTGGGTGCACGAAAGTATCAATTGATATCACAGGTATCGCTTGAAACGTTATTGTTCAGTCTCTTCGCATTGACTCTAGGCGTGGGTGCACTTTACCTACTGTTTCCTAAAGTTACGCAGTTACTGGATGGCGACCTGCGCTTTGAAATGCTGTTAAATCCCAGAGTGGCGATACTTGCGGGGTCAGGTTTGGTTGTTTTGCTTTTCTTTTCAACCTACTTCCCTGCAAAAATGTTTACCACTTCGGGAGTGATTCAAAACCTAAAATCCAATAGCAGCGGATACAACTCTTCATTAAGCAAGATTTTGTTGTTTGTCCAATTCGGCATTTCAGCGATCTGTATAATTTGTGCTGTAATAGTTGGCAATCAAATCAGTTTTATTCACAATAAAGACCTTGGGTTTAATAAGGAAAACCTGCTGATGCTAAATATGCCGCAGGGATTCACCGTAAATAATATGACGACATTTAAACATGAACTTAAACAGGTTGCGGGAGTCACTCAGGTTTCAAACAGCTCGTTTTTTATAAGTGGTGGGTATGGGACTGATTGGTACTTTGTTGAACAGGAAAGTAAGCCGGAGATGAAGCAGGTTGAATTGTATGAAGTATTCTCTGATGATGAACTCTTCTCAACACTTGAGATAAAGATTTTGCAAGGCAGGGGTTTTGATGCTGAAATTCCTTCGGACAGTGGTGCCGCATTTATTGTGAATGAATCGGCTGTGAGGGAACTGGGTTGGAAAGAGCCGTTGGGCAAACGCATCTACACGCATCCCGAAGAGAAGGGCAAGTGGGACGGAACGGTGGTGGGCGTTGTTTCAGATATCAACATCAGTCCATTGTATGATAAAGTGAAACCGCTTGTGATGCGGTTGCCATGGACGAACGAATACCCTGATGGTTTTATTTACGTTCGCTACACTGGTGATGCAAAATCCGTCATTCAATCAGTAGAAGAAAAATATAAAATGATTATGCCTGGCTACCCGCTTAACTGGTTTCATGTGGCAGAGCTGTACAACAGAAGCCACGAGAAGGAGAACAAAGCGTATGCTTCACTTCAATTTGGTACACTTGTTATAGTTTTGATTTCAGTACTTGGAATTTTCTCGATGGCCATGTACATGTCCGTGAAACGAATGAAAGAATTTGGCATACGCAAGGTACTAGGTGCATCGGTGACACAGATTTCCATGTTGCATATTAACTATTTCATTCGTCTCGTATTGATTGCCTGTGCCGTAGCGTTGCCCGTTGCATATATGCTTATCGAGGAATGGCTAAGTACTTTCGCTTACCGGGTTGAGTTAGATTACCTGCCGTTTTTACTTGTGGTATTGACTTCTGTGATGGTAGTTATGCTTTCAGTCAGCTACTCCGCTTGGAAATCAGGCCGAATGAACCCAGTCGATGTGATAAAAATGGAGTGA
- a CDS encoding alpha/beta fold hydrolase, whose amino-acid sequence MKLVSIHKQTIFLLFFLIGLQAAQAQVWTMQQCIDTAQVRNKNLQMSRNNIAIGEQKEKEAKANLIPKVTANADYRYYFNLPYQLMPLSAFGGPAGEYKASPDFKFAFDEPYEELNFKSKDGGQINSLFFKNDSSRGVICFWKGNGGNLDRWGLMAPMFLKCNYDIIITDYRQHGKSTGEITIDNFYSDSQTVYDFLKTKYPENKIVVVGYSLGTSIASHLAIDNNPLMTILVEPREKFADKYLEILFFPLPQINKFPFRTDLDIQKTKSSIAIICGTKSALHKDALELKKLLKTDDRYFEINGATHQTILGDKEFEKIIYDLLNGTASR is encoded by the coding sequence ATGAAGTTAGTTAGCATTCACAAACAAACAATATTCCTGCTATTCTTTCTAATAGGACTTCAAGCAGCACAAGCCCAAGTATGGACAATGCAACAGTGTATTGATACAGCACAGGTTCGGAATAAAAACTTGCAAATGAGCAGGAACAATATTGCTATTGGTGAGCAAAAAGAGAAAGAAGCGAAAGCAAATTTAATTCCCAAAGTAACAGCCAATGCCGATTATCGCTATTACTTTAATCTACCCTATCAATTAATGCCATTATCTGCATTTGGTGGACCCGCAGGAGAATATAAGGCATCACCGGACTTTAAATTCGCTTTTGACGAACCATACGAAGAACTTAATTTCAAATCAAAAGACGGTGGACAAATAAATTCGTTATTTTTCAAGAACGACAGCTCGCGCGGAGTAATCTGTTTTTGGAAAGGCAATGGTGGGAATCTTGACAGGTGGGGACTTATGGCCCCAATGTTTCTAAAATGCAACTACGACATAATTATTACAGACTACAGACAACACGGAAAAAGCACAGGAGAAATCACGATTGACAATTTCTACTCTGACTCGCAAACAGTATATGACTTTCTAAAAACGAAATACCCAGAAAATAAAATAGTAGTTGTTGGCTACTCACTTGGAACGAGCATTGCTTCACATCTGGCCATTGACAACAACCCATTAATGACAATATTGGTAGAACCTCGCGAGAAGTTTGCCGACAAGTACTTAGAAATACTCTTTTTCCCGCTCCCCCAAATTAATAAGTTCCCTTTTAGGACAGATTTAGACATTCAGAAAACAAAAAGCTCGATTGCTATTATCTGTGGGACAAAGAGTGCTCTTCATAAAGACGCTCTTGAACTTAAAAAACTACTGAAAACGGACGACCGTTATTTTGAGATAAACGGAGCGACACATCAAACCATTTTGGGGGACAAAGAGTTTGAAAAAATAATTTACGACCTACTAAATGGGACTGCCAGCCGCTAA
- a CDS encoding helix-turn-helix transcriptional regulator, with translation METLGQIIKSKRESKNLLLRQVAAYLDIDQAILSKIEKGDRNPNKENINKLSEILEIDREELMVQFLSEKIAYEIVEEDCASRALKVAEKKIKYIKSHRR, from the coding sequence ATGGAGACCCTAGGACAAATTATTAAATCAAAACGCGAGTCTAAGAACTTACTTCTTAGACAAGTGGCTGCGTACTTAGATATTGACCAAGCAATACTGAGTAAAATAGAAAAGGGAGACAGGAATCCCAATAAGGAGAATATCAATAAACTCTCAGAAATTCTTGAAATTGACAGAGAAGAATTAATGGTTCAATTTCTTAGTGAGAAAATAGCTTACGAAATTGTTGAAGAAGATTGTGCAAGTAGGGCATTAAAAGTAGCCGAAAAGAAAATTAAATATATAAAATCCCATAGACGATAA